Genomic window (Sulfurimonas sp.):
CTTTATAAATGTTAGCGTTCCAAAACTCACAAGTGCAACTTCTTGTGGTTTAAACATATGTGTAAGTCTATCATAAACTTTTGCATATTCATCTAGATAGTTTTCATACTGTACTATTGGGTGGAAATGAAAACCTACTTTTACGCCTTTGTCGGCTAGTTTTCTTGCAGCATCTAAGCGTTTGTCAAGTGAAGTAGTAAGATGCTCTTCATTTTGTATGATTGTTGGAGTGTTAAGTGACCAAGTACACAGTATGTTGTTTGGTACATCATTTTGTAAGAAATATTTTATATTGTCTGACTTTGTTTTAAACTCTAAAATGACATTTGGATTTTCTTTAGCAAAAAGAAAAAGAGAATCTAAGATACCCTCACGATTTCCCCACATCAAAGAGTCAGATGCTTGACCAGTTCCAATATGATATGTTTTATTTTTATCAAGATTAAGGTTTTTTAGTTTGTCAGCAAAGTTACTATCAAAAGTAATAGTATTTTGATTGTAAAAAGATTGAATAGAACAGTATGAACAGTCAAATCCACAACTCTCAACAGCATCTAAAGTCAAAAGATTACAGCATCTTGTTTTCTCAGATGCCACAGGACAAAGTCCAATACCAAAGCTTTCTTTTGCCTCAGTTTTAAAAGTGTATTTTTGCTCTTGTGGTATATTTCTAAGTTCAAAATTTTTATAAGAATTTGGTTTTTTTCGTATCTCGTCATAAGTTTTTTTAAGTCTGCTGAAAACAACTTTTTTTTGCGCATGTTGTGGAAAAATGTCTATTAAATTTCCTTCATTCCAAGTTTTAAGATCGCGTGCAATATCTATAATTTGCTTTATTTCTTGAAAAGAAAATTTTAAAAGAAGTGATTTCTCTTTTATGAAATTTTGCTCTTTAGTTGGAAGTTTAAAAAAAATTGTATTTTTTATAGAGTCGTTAAATTTGTTTAAATATGAATTCATTGTGAGATTATAATCCTATTTCTACCATTTTCTTTAGCTTCATAAAGCGCTTCATCAGAGAGTCTAATCATATCTTCTAGTGAGTCTGATAAACCAATATATATTCCAATAGATACTGTATATGTGATAACATGTTTATGTGTTCTTATTATGTTATTTTGAAATTTATTTCTAATTTTTTCAAAAAGTAGTCTTGTATTTTCATATGTTATATCTTCAAGCAGTACACAAAATTCTTCACCACCAAAACGAGCCATTAAATCAGAATCTCTTAAATTATCTACCAATATGCGTTTTGCTTCTTTAATAGCCACATCACCTGTATCATGCCCATAAGTGTCATTAATATTTTTAAATTTATCTATATCTATCATCGCTACTGTTAAAGGAGTGTTCTTTCGTTTATTTTTAGAATAGATGGAGTTTCCATTATCAAAAAAGAAGCGTCTATTGTAAGCTCCTGTAAGAAAATCTTTATTTGCCATCTCTTTTATCTGAGCGAACAGGTCTAAAAGTTCTAAGTTTGCATTTATTCTAGTTACAAGCTCATTGTGCGTAAATCTCTTATTTATAAAATCATTTGCACCAATTCTTAAAAACTTACTTATTACATTTTGTTCTTCGACAACACTAAGAGCGATGATGCCAAGTTGGTCTTTTTTATATTTTTTGCGTAGTTTAAATGTAAGTTCTATTCCATCCATGTTAGGCATTTCATAATCTGTTAGAACGAGAGATATTTTATTGTTATTTTCTAAAATTTCCAATGCTTCTACACCATCACAAGCTTCAATAATTTTCAATTTTATTTTTTTTAAACTATCTTTTAATATTTTTCTATATATATCAGAATCATCAACTATCAAAATAGTTGTATCATAATTTTTTAATGTCCTAGAGATATCTGTAACTGCACATGCTATGTTAGTTTGATCATTTGTTGAAAAAATGTTAATTATATTTTTTTTTAACAAAGTGTCTTGTATTTTACCATCAATCATATCTGTTAATATAACATATGGTATGTTGTGATGATTTATAAGTTCAATGATTTCTCCATTTTTGGCATCGTTGAGATATATATCTAACAATGCCGCATGAAATTTATCATGATGTTTATTTAATAGGTCATTAGCTTCTTTATGACTTTTAGCAAAGTATGGTTTTATATCATCTTGTTTTTTAAATTCTTGTTTTAATGAACTTAAAACATTTTGATTGTCGTTAACGACTAAAACATTTCTCATTATCTATAACCTATCCTTATTATGATGAATTATAACGCTATACGCTGAAGCATAAATAAAAGTGTAAAATTATATTGCAATTTGTCATATAAATAACTTTTCTTCTTAATTAAGGTTATTGTTTCTATATAAATAACTTGGGAGCATAAATGATTTTAGGAAAATGTCCATATTGTGACGATGGAGAGATAGAAGTTAGAGATAAAGAAGTGCGAGGCAAAAAAGTAAAACTTTATGCTTGTTCAAATGCTATGTGGAAAACAGAAGATGGAGAGATGTTTGAACTTACACAAGAATCTACCTGTGACTTTAAAATATGGCAAAATACACTATCAAGATACGGAAAATGGCTTTCATATAAAGAAGTAAGAGAACTCCTCTGTGAAGAATCACTAGAAATAGAGTTGTTGAGCAAAAAGTATGAAAAAAAGGTTTATTACAAGAAGTTTATTACACTAAATCAAGAATATGGTGTCAGTGTTATCTGGGATTAATAAAACTTTTACATTAATTTGGGTACAATCCTCATCCGCTTTGCTGTTTTAACAAAACGAAAGAGTATTTCTATCTTTAGTACACAATACAAAAGATAAAAGTATTGGCAAACAAAATTATTGTGAGCCTAAAAGCAGCAAAGATGTATAAACAAAGGACTACTTATGAAAGTAAGAGCTTCAGTTAAGAAGATGTGTGATGACTGTATAGTTGTCAAAAGAAAAGGCATTGTAAGAGTAATCTGCAAAGTTAAAAAACATAAACAAAGACAAGGATAATCATGGCTCGTATTTCTGGTGTTGATTTACCTAAGAAAAAGAGAATAGAATACGGTTTAACGTATGTCTATGGAATTGGTTTACATGCTTCTCGTAAAATTTTAGATGCGACAGGTATAGACTATAACAAAAGAGTTTTCGAATTAAGCGAAGACGATGTAGCAGCAATTACAAAAGAGATCCGTGCCAGTCATATGGTTGAAGGTGATTTGCGTAAAAAAGTTGCAATGGACATTAAAGCTCTTATGGATTTAGGTTCATATAGAGGTATTCGTCACCGTCGTGGTCTTCCATGTCGTGGACAAAAAACTAAGACAAATGCGCGTACTCGAAAAGGTAAGCGTAAAACTGTCGGCGCAGCGTAAGGAATTATAGATGGCAAAAAGAAAAGCTGTTAGAAAAAAAGTAGTAAAGAAAAATATTGCTCGTGGTATCGTTCATATCGCTGCATCATTTAATAATACTCTTGTAACTATTACAGATGAAATGGGTAACATGATTGCTTGGAGTTCTGCTGGTTCTTTAGGATTTAAAGGTTCTAAAAAATCAACTCCATTTGCTGCACAAGCTGCAACGGAAGATGCAGTTGCTAAAGCGCAAGTACATGGTATAAAAGAACTTGGTATTAAAGTTCAAGGTCCTGGTTCAGGTCGTGAAACAGCAGTTAAAGCTGTAGGTGCTATCGAAGGTATTCGTGTTACATTTATGAAAGATGTTACACCATTACCACATAACGGTTGTCGCGCACCTAAGCGTCGTAGAGTTTAAGGAGATTACTGATGGCAAGATATAGAGGTCCAGTAGAAAAAATCGAAAGAAGATTTGGTGTAAGTCTTAACCTTAAAGGTGAGCGTCGTTTAGCGGGTAAATCTGCATTAGAAAAAAGACCTTATGGTCCTGGTCAACATGGTCAGCGTCGTAAGAAAGTTTCTGAGTATGGTTTACAACTTAATGAAAAACAAAAAGCAAAATTCATGTATGGTGTTTCTGAAAAACAATTCCGTGCATTATTTGTTGAAGCAAAAAGAAAAGATGGAAATACAGGTACAAACCTTATTACATTGATTGAAAGCAGACTTGATAATGTTGTTTATCGTATGGGTTTTGCTTCAACTCGTCGTTTTGCTAGACAACTTACTACTCATGGTCATATCCTTGTAGATGGTAAAAAACTTGATATTCCTTCTTACCGTGTTAAGCCAGGACAAAAAATTGAAGTTCGTGAATCAAGCAAGAAAAATATTCAAATTGTTCGTGCTATAGAATTAACTAACCAAACTGGTATAGCTCCATGGGTTGATATAGATGCTGAGAAAGTTTTTGGTATTTATACTCGTTTACCTGAGCGTGAAGAAGTTGTGATTCCTGTTGAAGAGCGTTTAATCGTTGAGCTTTACTCTAAATAATAGTTAATAAAAGGCGTTAAATGAAAAAAATTAAAACTACTCCCCTTGCTCCACAAGAGTTTGAGGTAGAACAAATTAGTGATAATGAAGCAAATATTATGGCTCACCCGTTTGAAACGGGTTATGCTATTTCTTTAGCTCATCCACTTCGCCGTTTTTTATTAAGTAGCTCAGTTGGTTATGCACCAATAGCTATTAAAATAGAAGGTGCTAAGCATGAATTTGACTCTGTGCGTGGTATGCTTGAAGATATTTCAGACTTCATTTTAAATCTTAAAGAGATTCGCTTTAAGCTTAAAGATGAAGCAACTGAAGCAGAAATCAGTTATAGTTTTGCTGGTCCATGTAGCGTTAAAGGAAGTGACCTTATCAGTGATGAGGTTGATGTTGTAACGCCAGATGCTCCATTAGCAACACTAAATGAAGACTCTACTCTTAATTTTACTATTAAAATTGCTCAGGGTATTGGTTATGTAGCTAGTGAAGATACACACGATGAACTTGAAGATGGGTATATAGCACTAGATGCTTATTTTACTCCTGTTCGTAGTGCAACTTACAAAATTGAGAATGTTCTTGTAGAAGACAATCCTAATTTTGAAAGAGTGATTATGAACATTAGAACTGATGGGCAAATAACTCCATTAGATGCGTTTAAAAACTCTTTAGAAGTTATGTATGCTCAATTAGCTGTATTTAATTCAGAGATTAGTATAAAAACTGCAACAACAATAGAGCGTGTTGAAGAAAACCCTGATCTTAAAAAATTGTCAACTCATATTGATAGTTTAGGTTTAAGTGCAAGAAGTTTTAACTGTCTTGATCGCTCAAACATAAAACTTATAGGTGAAATAGCATTGATGAGTCAAAATGATTTAAAAAATGTTAAAAATCTTGGTAAAAAATCATATGATGAAATCGTAGATAAATTACAAGAATTTGGTTTTGCAGTTGGTGCTGACTTAACTGATGATGTAATAAGTGCATTAAAAAAGAAAATAGAAGCCTCACAGGCTTAATAGAGGATAACAGATGAGACATCGTCATGGATACCGTAAACTAAGTCGTACAAGTTCACATAGAGCTGCGTTACTTAAGAATCTTAGTATTTCGTTAATTGAACATGGTAAAATTGAAACTACTGCTATTAAAGCAAAAGAGCTTCGTTCTTATATTGAGAAACTGATAACAGTTGCTACTAAGAATGACTCTAATGCTCACAGATCAGTATTCGCGGCGCTTCAAAGTAAAGAAGCAACTAAAACATTAGTAAATGAAATTGCTCCTAAGTATGTTGATCGTACTGGTGGATATACAAGAATTACTAGAACAAGAATTCGTCGTGGTGATGCTACGACAATGGCGTTTATAGAGTTAGTATAACGGAAAGGGAATTATTCCCTTTTTCTACACTAATACTAGGTTCTCTTTAGAAGAGAACCAACGCGTAGTAACCGCACTAACATAAAACTTCCACATTCTAAAATACTTTGAAATACTAAACTAGGACATCAAAATGAGTGATTTTGCATTTGGAACTTATAGAATTAGTGATTATAATCCACAACATATCCAAAGCTTAAAAGAAGCAATAGCATCTGGTATTAAAATGATTGACACATCTTCAAATTATATGGATGGTGGAGCAGAACGGGCGATTGCTTTAGCATTTAGAGAGTTTGATGAAGATATAAAAACAAAAGTAAAAATAGTTAGTAAAT
Coding sequences:
- a CDS encoding SPL family radical SAM protein, giving the protein MNSYLNKFNDSIKNTIFFKLPTKEQNFIKEKSLLLKFSFQEIKQIIDIARDLKTWNEGNLIDIFPQHAQKKVVFSRLKKTYDEIRKKPNSYKNFELRNIPQEQKYTFKTEAKESFGIGLCPVASEKTRCCNLLTLDAVESCGFDCSYCSIQSFYNQNTITFDSNFADKLKNLNLDKNKTYHIGTGQASDSLMWGNREGILDSLFLFAKENPNVILEFKTKSDNIKYFLQNDVPNNILCTWSLNTPTIIQNEEHLTTSLDKRLDAARKLADKGVKVGFHFHPIVQYENYLDEYAKVYDRLTHMFKPQEVALVSFGTLTFIKPVIKQLRSREFKSKITQMPFENASGKSSYPDAIKVEMFKHAYESFHSWHPKGTSFGAHSKSTNNNVFFYLCMEEHEMWDKTFGYQYSTNNDFERAMLSSYAKKLNMEFLI
- a CDS encoding diguanylate cyclase translates to MRNVLVVNDNQNVLSSLKQEFKKQDDIKPYFAKSHKEANDLLNKHHDKFHAALLDIYLNDAKNGEIIELINHHNIPYVILTDMIDGKIQDTLLKKNIINIFSTNDQTNIACAVTDISRTLKNYDTTILIVDDSDIYRKILKDSLKKIKLKIIEACDGVEALEILENNNKISLVLTDYEMPNMDGIELTFKLRKKYKKDQLGIIALSVVEEQNVISKFLRIGANDFINKRFTHNELVTRINANLELLDLFAQIKEMANKDFLTGAYNRRFFFDNGNSIYSKNKRKNTPLTVAMIDIDKFKNINDTYGHDTGDVAIKEAKRILVDNLRDSDLMARFGGEEFCVLLEDITYENTRLLFEKIRNKFQNNIIRTHKHVITYTVSIGIYIGLSDSLEDMIRLSDEALYEAKENGRNRIIISQ
- the rpmJ gene encoding 50S ribosomal protein L36, which translates into the protein MKVRASVKKMCDDCIVVKRKGIVRVICKVKKHKQRQG
- the rpsM gene encoding 30S ribosomal protein S13; this translates as MARISGVDLPKKKRIEYGLTYVYGIGLHASRKILDATGIDYNKRVFELSEDDVAAITKEIRASHMVEGDLRKKVAMDIKALMDLGSYRGIRHRRGLPCRGQKTKTNARTRKGKRKTVGAA
- the rpsK gene encoding 30S ribosomal protein S11, with the protein product MAKRKAVRKKVVKKNIARGIVHIAASFNNTLVTITDEMGNMIAWSSAGSLGFKGSKKSTPFAAQAATEDAVAKAQVHGIKELGIKVQGPGSGRETAVKAVGAIEGIRVTFMKDVTPLPHNGCRAPKRRRV
- the rpsD gene encoding 30S ribosomal protein S4, which gives rise to MARYRGPVEKIERRFGVSLNLKGERRLAGKSALEKRPYGPGQHGQRRKKVSEYGLQLNEKQKAKFMYGVSEKQFRALFVEAKRKDGNTGTNLITLIESRLDNVVYRMGFASTRRFARQLTTHGHILVDGKKLDIPSYRVKPGQKIEVRESSKKNIQIVRAIELTNQTGIAPWVDIDAEKVFGIYTRLPEREEVVIPVEERLIVELYSK
- a CDS encoding DNA-directed RNA polymerase subunit alpha is translated as MKKIKTTPLAPQEFEVEQISDNEANIMAHPFETGYAISLAHPLRRFLLSSSVGYAPIAIKIEGAKHEFDSVRGMLEDISDFILNLKEIRFKLKDEATEAEISYSFAGPCSVKGSDLISDEVDVVTPDAPLATLNEDSTLNFTIKIAQGIGYVASEDTHDELEDGYIALDAYFTPVRSATYKIENVLVEDNPNFERVIMNIRTDGQITPLDAFKNSLEVMYAQLAVFNSEISIKTATTIERVEENPDLKKLSTHIDSLGLSARSFNCLDRSNIKLIGEIALMSQNDLKNVKNLGKKSYDEIVDKLQEFGFAVGADLTDDVISALKKKIEASQA
- the rplQ gene encoding 50S ribosomal protein L17, producing the protein MRHRHGYRKLSRTSSHRAALLKNLSISLIEHGKIETTAIKAKELRSYIEKLITVATKNDSNAHRSVFAALQSKEATKTLVNEIAPKYVDRTGGYTRITRTRIRRGDATTMAFIELV